From Cystobacter fuscus DSM 2262, one genomic window encodes:
- a CDS encoding outer membrane protein: protein MNKKILAGLVTAVLSSGAAMAQEAETDVNQGHDQGAPANMGIGGAGDANLQEQGLGGSGQVAAPSAIQPSAPNSQIIQGQGGVTLYCTPLQPGTGGAGLPAQDPHAGLLPGEQPSSLQRDYDVHDSEAIGGSGYDVKEAEALRALDEKPKKEADMRGLTVMVGGGVEGYTGGLAPEVRPGAAVGVTAAIKPSKVFGLELGYSGAANELRGNAGSGPDIIRNGGQAALTFGLAATPVQPYVLGGLGLNRYNVRNAGDTGFRDDTNANIPVGAGLRTHIGDFTADARINYNFLLNNDFSTGVEADTWTGRYTGTINLGGTF, encoded by the coding sequence ATGAACAAGAAGATTTTGGCGGGTCTTGTGACGGCGGTGCTCTCGAGCGGCGCCGCGATGGCCCAGGAAGCCGAGACGGATGTGAATCAGGGGCATGATCAGGGAGCCCCGGCCAACATGGGCATCGGCGGCGCCGGAGATGCGAACCTCCAAGAGCAGGGGCTCGGAGGATCGGGTCAGGTGGCGGCACCTTCCGCGATCCAACCCTCGGCTCCGAACTCGCAGATCATCCAAGGCCAGGGCGGGGTGACGCTCTACTGCACGCCGCTGCAGCCGGGCACGGGCGGCGCGGGCCTGCCGGCGCAGGATCCGCACGCGGGCCTGCTGCCCGGGGAGCAGCCCTCGTCGCTGCAGCGCGACTACGACGTGCATGACTCCGAGGCCATTGGCGGCTCCGGCTACGACGTGAAGGAGGCCGAGGCGCTGAGGGCTCTGGACGAGAAGCCCAAGAAGGAAGCGGACATGCGCGGCCTGACGGTGATGGTCGGCGGCGGTGTGGAAGGCTACACCGGCGGACTGGCTCCCGAGGTGCGGCCCGGCGCGGCCGTGGGCGTGACCGCGGCCATCAAGCCCAGCAAGGTGTTTGGCCTGGAACTCGGCTACTCCGGCGCGGCGAACGAGCTGCGGGGCAACGCGGGCAGTGGTCCGGACATCATCCGCAACGGCGGCCAGGCGGCCCTGACCTTCGGCCTCGCGGCGACGCCCGTGCAGCCCTACGTGCTCGGCGGCCTCGGTCTCAACCGCTACAACGTCCGCAATGCCGGTGACACTGGCTTCCGCGACGACACCAACGCCAACATCCCGGTGGGCGCGGGTCTGCGCACGCACATCGGTGATTTCACCGCCGATGCGCGCATCAACTACAACTTCCTGCTCAACAACGACTTCTCCACGGGCGTGGAGGCCGACACCTGGACGGGCCGCTACACCGGCACCATCAACCTGGGTGGCACGTTCTAG
- a CDS encoding patatin-like phospholipase family protein: MSWAWVRNWWRGRTAQPLRPLLEWWSRSPVLLVLQALVVSMVWGAFDALGLSNLFFHDVPRVTFIAGFIAAMLLGQLCFIGYLLDADERWALAPRRGKRGGVPPSLGWYLFRTGTYPLLLGVLSVPCLIRRHFAFLFGELAALGVMVLLTRGTEWLRRWSESDWRRHRLLRRIGATFFRRRSTHLLVLHVLQAWLLLLFVLGYLLVAANVALTGVHNWVSPAVVICVAVGLSGAVYGAVRFFFPSRHMGTFLLAGALVLFGGRGCADDSVYAELSLSQPPAYTGARPGPPRDTGLLGDEEALQAWLARMRAEPPPGASWLAPGDTPPVSEEAWGPCAPGPKPRMALVATSGGGIRAAAWTAHVLSKLQGPEGVPGFHRYVRLVTGASGGMVAAGTWVTALRAEGLPGDFSLPAVMQQDSLSSPAISLLLPGGEDRGRSLEHTWVRNTEGLLGRSFEALRPGEASGWLPSLVYSPMLVEDGRRLLVSNLDLSALTSSESSILVADPSGDSREEASRALLSLSGVQLFQLFPRKQSVFSVATAARMSASFPYMSPASALPTAPRVRVVDAGYYDNYGVDLALMWLHAHRQWIRACTSGVVLLQIRDHLRNGRLSKLSESGAGAVMGGLTSPIEAVLQARESSMSFRNDELLSLVQDELNAGQPCFFTTQPFEFSQTAPLSWALSAHDVAQLQRAADSATMAHQVAAVREWLTASPEAQARARQLLLCPGQRDVPP; the protein is encoded by the coding sequence ATGTCCTGGGCGTGGGTGCGCAACTGGTGGCGGGGCAGGACGGCGCAACCGCTGCGTCCCCTCCTGGAATGGTGGAGCCGCAGCCCCGTGCTGCTCGTGCTCCAGGCGCTCGTCGTGTCCATGGTGTGGGGCGCCTTCGACGCGCTGGGTCTGTCGAATCTCTTCTTCCATGACGTGCCCCGGGTGACGTTCATCGCGGGCTTCATCGCGGCGATGTTGCTCGGGCAGTTGTGTTTCATCGGCTACCTGCTGGACGCGGACGAGCGGTGGGCCCTGGCGCCCCGGCGGGGCAAGCGCGGCGGGGTGCCGCCTTCGCTCGGCTGGTACCTGTTCCGCACCGGCACCTATCCGCTGCTGTTGGGCGTGCTCAGCGTGCCGTGCCTCATCCGTCGGCACTTCGCCTTCCTCTTCGGCGAGCTGGCCGCGCTGGGCGTCATGGTGCTGCTCACCCGGGGCACCGAGTGGTTGCGGCGCTGGAGCGAGTCGGACTGGCGCCGGCACCGCTTGCTGCGGCGCATCGGGGCGACGTTCTTCCGCCGGCGCTCGACCCACCTGCTGGTGCTGCACGTGCTGCAGGCCTGGTTGTTGTTGCTCTTCGTGCTGGGCTACCTGCTGGTGGCCGCGAACGTGGCGCTCACGGGGGTGCACAACTGGGTGTCTCCCGCGGTGGTCATCTGCGTGGCGGTGGGCCTGAGCGGGGCCGTCTATGGCGCGGTCCGCTTCTTCTTTCCCTCGCGCCACATGGGCACCTTCCTGCTCGCCGGAGCCCTGGTGTTGTTCGGCGGGCGCGGGTGCGCGGACGACTCCGTCTACGCCGAGCTGTCCCTGTCCCAGCCGCCCGCGTACACGGGCGCGCGTCCGGGCCCTCCCCGGGACACGGGCCTGCTCGGCGACGAGGAGGCGCTCCAGGCGTGGCTGGCGCGGATGCGGGCGGAGCCACCCCCCGGGGCCTCGTGGCTCGCTCCCGGGGACACGCCGCCCGTGTCCGAGGAGGCTTGGGGCCCCTGCGCGCCGGGCCCCAAGCCCCGCATGGCGCTGGTGGCGACGAGCGGCGGCGGCATCCGCGCGGCGGCCTGGACGGCGCACGTGCTCTCCAAGCTCCAGGGGCCCGAGGGAGTGCCGGGCTTCCACCGCTACGTGCGTCTGGTCACCGGCGCCTCGGGCGGCATGGTGGCGGCGGGCACCTGGGTGACGGCGCTGCGGGCCGAGGGCCTGCCCGGGGACTTCTCCCTGCCGGCCGTGATGCAGCAGGACAGCCTCTCCTCTCCGGCCATCTCGCTGCTGCTGCCCGGAGGCGAGGACCGGGGCCGCTCGCTGGAGCACACCTGGGTGCGCAACACCGAGGGCCTGTTGGGGCGCTCCTTCGAGGCGCTGCGTCCGGGCGAGGCCTCCGGGTGGCTGCCCTCGCTCGTGTATTCACCCATGCTGGTGGAGGACGGGCGGCGGCTGCTGGTGAGCAACCTGGATCTGTCGGCGCTCACCTCGTCCGAGTCGAGCATCCTGGTGGCGGACCCGAGTGGAGACTCGCGCGAGGAGGCTTCCCGGGCCCTGCTCTCGCTGTCGGGCGTGCAGCTCTTCCAGCTCTTCCCCCGCAAGCAATCCGTCTTCTCGGTGGCCACGGCGGCGCGCATGAGCGCCTCGTTTCCCTACATGAGCCCGGCGAGCGCGCTGCCCACCGCGCCGCGCGTGCGGGTGGTGGACGCCGGCTACTACGACAACTACGGGGTGGACCTGGCGCTCATGTGGTTGCACGCGCATCGCCAGTGGATCCGCGCGTGCACCTCGGGCGTGGTGCTGCTGCAGATTCGAGATCACCTGCGCAACGGCCGGCTCTCGAAGCTGAGCGAGAGCGGGGCGGGCGCGGTGATGGGAGGGCTCACGTCCCCCATCGAGGCGGTGCTCCAGGCGCGCGAGTCGAGCATGTCGTTTCGCAACGACGAGCTGCTGAGCCTCGTGCAGGACGAGCTGAACGCCGGACAGCCGTGCTTCTTCACCACCCAGCCCTTCGAGTTCAGCCAGACGGCGCCCTTGAGCTGGGCGCTGTCGGCGCACGATGTGGCGCAGCTGCAGCGCGCCGCGGACAGCGCCACGATGGCTCACCAGGTGGCCGCGGTGCGCGAGTGGCTCACCGCGAGCCCCGAGGCCCAGGCGCGTGCCCGGCAGCTCCTGCTCTGCCCGGGCCAACGTGACGTGCCGCCGTGA
- a CDS encoding FHA domain-containing protein, whose product MFNITVGFIGENSTQTGILKRREIAIGRDPANDLVLDNGSVSRTHCRLVAIEGATIVLDENSKNGTWLNGKPVDHPSVLKFEDELVIGPYSLRVQSLVGQGTAQDIPGGVVLNPRLGHTSSSTPGQTALIQGLSSLENRRQELRWLMREPAAHPRVDGLLRAALRDADLEVRLTGALTAARLRAREMLPLLQSSDTPTLLQEVDEPRERRFLEQLWYGVIRYLQERRNPGDTVPGRDPLRPLWQLLAGELEVTDSASLLLHSLSTPLETGPGPTALPPGVLEEGGLYFLRRSGVPLQWVAPIEHWLGAPPVRRVRSAGFFVARVPMDRPLAKWVGQPQPVRVVSDHEQVWLGSCKEAEKLCAQLSELEGVTLRLPTADEWEMAARGTDGRRYPWGNMPQEDWEECCSPWGVDHLVGDVPEWTFEPDSGTQLLRGGVEARTWVRHPVYEGEEEFAAALRFVIAGV is encoded by the coding sequence GTGTTCAACATCACTGTCGGGTTCATTGGTGAGAACAGCACCCAGACGGGGATCCTCAAGCGGCGGGAAATCGCCATCGGGAGGGATCCCGCGAACGATCTCGTCCTCGATAACGGCAGCGTCTCACGCACCCACTGTCGACTGGTTGCCATTGAAGGAGCCACCATCGTGTTGGACGAGAACTCGAAGAACGGAACCTGGCTCAACGGCAAGCCCGTGGACCACCCCTCCGTGCTCAAATTCGAGGACGAACTGGTCATCGGACCCTACTCCCTGCGCGTCCAGTCCCTCGTGGGACAAGGCACCGCCCAGGATATCCCCGGGGGGGTCGTTTTGAACCCACGCCTTGGGCACACATCATCCTCCACCCCGGGACAGACGGCGCTGATCCAGGGGCTGTCCTCGCTGGAGAACCGGCGGCAGGAGCTGCGCTGGCTCATGCGCGAGCCGGCCGCCCACCCGCGGGTGGACGGGCTGTTGCGCGCGGCGCTGAGGGATGCCGACCTGGAGGTGCGTCTGACGGGCGCCCTGACGGCGGCCAGGCTGCGCGCCCGGGAGATGCTGCCCCTGTTGCAGTCCTCGGACACGCCCACGCTGCTGCAGGAGGTGGACGAGCCGCGCGAGCGCCGCTTCCTCGAGCAGCTCTGGTACGGGGTCATCCGCTACCTCCAGGAGCGCCGCAACCCAGGGGACACGGTGCCCGGGAGGGATCCGCTCCGGCCGCTGTGGCAGTTGCTGGCGGGGGAGCTCGAGGTGACGGACTCGGCCTCGCTGCTCTTGCACTCGCTGAGCACCCCCCTGGAGACGGGGCCCGGACCCACCGCCCTGCCCCCGGGCGTGCTGGAGGAAGGCGGCCTGTACTTCCTGCGCCGCTCGGGCGTGCCCCTGCAGTGGGTGGCCCCCATCGAACACTGGCTGGGCGCTCCCCCCGTGCGCCGCGTGCGCTCCGCGGGCTTCTTCGTGGCCCGCGTCCCCATGGATCGCCCCCTCGCCAAGTGGGTGGGTCAGCCGCAACCCGTCCGTGTCGTCTCTGACCACGAGCAGGTGTGGTTGGGCTCGTGCAAGGAGGCGGAAAAGCTGTGCGCCCAGCTGTCGGAGCTGGAAGGTGTCACCTTGCGTCTGCCCACGGCGGACGAGTGGGAGATGGCGGCGCGCGGCACGGATGGACGGCGCTACCCATGGGGCAACATGCCCCAGGAGGACTGGGAGGAGTGCTGCTCGCCGTGGGGGGTGGACCACCTGGTGGGGGACGTGCCGGAGTGGACGTTCGAGCCGGACAGCGGCACCCAGTTGCTGCGCGGAGGCGTGGAGGCGCGCACGTGGGTGCGCCATCCCGTCTACGAAGGCGAGGAGGAGTTCGCCGCCGCGCTCCGGTTCGTCATCGCCGGCGTCTGA
- a CDS encoding FKBP-type peptidyl-prolyl cis-trans isomerase, which yields MSLQVEDTKVGTGTEAVAGKTVTVHYVGTLTNGSKFDSSRDRKEGFTFRLGAGQVIQGWDKGVAGMKVGGIRKLTIPPEMGYGARGFPPVIPPNSTLLFEVELLEVR from the coding sequence ATGAGCTTGCAGGTGGAGGACACGAAGGTTGGCACGGGCACCGAGGCCGTGGCGGGCAAGACGGTGACGGTGCATTACGTGGGGACGCTCACCAACGGCTCGAAGTTCGACAGCAGCCGGGACCGCAAGGAGGGTTTCACCTTCCGCCTGGGCGCGGGTCAGGTCATCCAGGGCTGGGACAAGGGCGTGGCGGGCATGAAGGTCGGGGGCATTCGCAAGCTCACCATCCCGCCGGAGATGGGCTACGGCGCCCGGGGCTTCCCGCCCGTCATTCCCCCCAACTCCACGTTGCTTTTCGAGGTGGAATTGTTGGAGGTCCGTTAG
- the panD gene encoding aspartate 1-decarboxylase, giving the protein MRRILFKSKIHRATVTQADLDYEGSVTIDRNLLRAADILPFEKVAVWNVTQGTRLETYALEGEAGSGVICINGAAAHLNKPGDLVIIATFAEVEENEARNWKPTVVFVDAANRIVPGVTEEIPGPARRIA; this is encoded by the coding sequence ATGCGCCGAATCCTCTTCAAGTCCAAAATCCACCGCGCGACCGTGACCCAGGCCGATCTGGATTACGAGGGCTCGGTCACGATCGACCGGAACCTCTTGCGCGCCGCCGACATCCTCCCCTTCGAGAAGGTGGCGGTGTGGAACGTGACGCAAGGCACCCGCCTGGAGACGTACGCCCTGGAGGGTGAGGCGGGCAGCGGCGTCATCTGCATCAATGGCGCCGCCGCGCACCTGAACAAGCCGGGGGACCTGGTCATCATCGCCACGTTCGCCGAGGTGGAGGAGAACGAGGCGAGGAACTGGAAGCCGACGGTGGTGTTCGTGGACGCCGCCAACCGCATCGTGCCCGGGGTGACGGAGGAGATTCCGGGCCCGGCGCGGCGCATCGCCTGA
- a CDS encoding sigma-54-dependent Fis family transcriptional regulator — protein sequence MAGGHKDTAGGGEGAAGRAGRENEPDTSSGWNPPYREPKALRVQREGIEDLVSPLYPDRAYIFGRSPESTVVFSHEAVSRQHGRLSLREDRRWVYRDLDSKNGSYVGRPDVPGKETRVRFQRLTPSKDRVLEAGDMVLLGNGKSRLTLLAEMPLEGGARPHTTPRVSSATVQLERSIDRCARHPLPVFLRGDSGTGKTFIAREIHRRGGLEGSFVILNCGRLPQDPASLTSELLGHLKGAYTGASLARVGKLYGANGGTLFLDEVEFLPRIAQDFLVDVLEGTGSLAPLGAPADFREPPPRFRLISASKVPLRQTDLRPDLAQRLAAGDFIILPTLEERREDIPHLVATFLHRLKVEQQYDAQLTPEALDFLARANWPGQIRELESTVRTVVAREAAQQSLEGNASAPALISLEAVRSYLEQRALGFGGALGPLAPLLLPMTGSSPVESLAPVRKRPSALTVQDIQEALARQGGNKTRTAADLGIALNTLKARMKALGMS from the coding sequence ATGGCAGGCGGGCACAAGGACACAGCGGGGGGAGGCGAGGGCGCCGCGGGGCGGGCGGGGCGGGAGAACGAGCCGGACACGTCTTCGGGGTGGAATCCGCCCTACCGCGAGCCCAAGGCGCTGCGCGTGCAGCGCGAGGGCATCGAGGATCTGGTGTCCCCGCTGTATCCAGACCGGGCCTACATCTTCGGGCGGTCGCCGGAGTCCACCGTGGTCTTCTCCCACGAGGCGGTGAGCCGGCAGCACGGGCGCCTGTCGCTGCGCGAGGATCGCCGCTGGGTGTACCGGGACCTCGACTCGAAGAATGGCAGCTACGTGGGCCGCCCGGACGTGCCCGGCAAGGAGACCCGGGTGCGCTTCCAGCGCCTCACCCCCTCGAAGGATCGGGTGCTCGAGGCGGGGGACATGGTGCTTTTGGGCAACGGCAAGAGCCGCCTCACCCTGCTGGCCGAGATGCCCCTGGAGGGTGGGGCCCGTCCCCACACCACACCGCGTGTCTCCTCGGCCACGGTGCAGCTCGAGCGCTCCATCGACCGGTGCGCGCGCCACCCGCTGCCGGTGTTCCTCCGGGGCGACTCGGGCACGGGCAAGACGTTCATCGCGCGGGAAATCCACCGCCGCGGCGGTCTGGAGGGCAGCTTCGTCATCCTCAACTGTGGGCGGCTGCCACAGGATCCCGCCTCGCTCACGAGTGAATTGCTCGGGCATCTCAAGGGCGCGTACACGGGCGCCTCGCTCGCGCGCGTGGGCAAGCTCTATGGGGCCAACGGCGGCACGCTCTTCCTGGACGAGGTGGAGTTCCTGCCGCGCATCGCCCAGGACTTCCTCGTGGACGTGCTGGAGGGCACCGGGAGCCTCGCGCCGCTGGGCGCTCCGGCGGACTTCCGCGAGCCCCCGCCCCGCTTCCGCCTCATCTCCGCCTCCAAGGTGCCGCTGCGGCAGACGGACTTGCGGCCGGACCTGGCGCAGCGGCTCGCCGCGGGCGACTTCATCATCCTGCCCACGCTCGAGGAGCGGCGCGAGGACATCCCCCACCTCGTCGCCACCTTCCTGCACCGGCTCAAGGTCGAGCAGCAGTACGACGCCCAGCTCACCCCCGAGGCGCTCGACTTCCTCGCGCGGGCGAACTGGCCCGGGCAGATCCGCGAGCTGGAGTCCACCGTGCGCACGGTGGTGGCGCGCGAGGCGGCCCAGCAGTCCCTGGAGGGCAACGCGAGCGCGCCGGCCCTCATCTCGCTCGAGGCGGTGCGCTCCTATCTGGAGCAGCGCGCGTTGGGCTTCGGAGGCGCGCTGGGGCCGCTGGCGCCGCTGCTCCTGCCGATGACGGGCTCCTCCCCGGTGGAGTCCCTGGCGCCCGTGCGCAAGCGACCCAGTGCCCTGACCGTCCAGGACATCCAGGAGGCCCTGGCCCGGCAGGGTGGCAACAAGACCCGGACCGCGGCGGACCTGGGCATCGCGCTCAACACGCTCAAGGCCCGGATGAAGGCGTTGGGGATGTCGTGA
- a CDS encoding LEA type 2 family protein — MKTNRTFLLLAVLGLSLGTGCAALQKMAKNAFKKPTLTFKTARLSQASLSDATVDLVYQLNNPNPLGLSLASISYAFFVEDKQVVAGTPAKGLNLKANGKSELVFPANVRFADIAPVVTTFLNKDSARYKAQGSLGVKTPLGVLSFPLEHEGTFEVPKIPQVQFQSPRITNVTVQGATVEFPLVVKNRNSFALPVAGIGGALKVAGANVGNLATGNLGMLEPGGTKELTLPLKINFASALSAANALRSGGNAQVMLDGQLQSGSQNVPMDISQLLNFRK, encoded by the coding sequence ATGAAGACGAATCGAACCTTCCTCCTCCTCGCTGTCCTTGGCCTCTCGCTCGGCACCGGCTGCGCCGCGCTGCAGAAGATGGCCAAGAATGCCTTCAAGAAGCCCACCCTCACCTTCAAGACGGCGCGCCTGTCCCAGGCCTCGCTCTCCGACGCCACCGTCGACCTCGTCTACCAGCTCAACAACCCCAACCCGCTGGGCCTCAGCCTCGCGTCGATCAGCTACGCCTTCTTCGTCGAGGACAAGCAGGTGGTGGCGGGCACGCCCGCCAAGGGCCTCAACCTCAAGGCCAACGGCAAGTCGGAGCTCGTCTTCCCCGCCAACGTGCGCTTCGCGGACATCGCGCCGGTGGTGACGACGTTCCTCAACAAGGACAGCGCCCGCTACAAGGCCCAGGGCAGCCTCGGCGTGAAGACGCCGCTGGGCGTGCTCAGCTTCCCCCTGGAGCACGAGGGCACCTTCGAGGTCCCCAAGATTCCCCAGGTGCAGTTCCAGTCGCCGCGCATCACCAACGTCACCGTGCAGGGCGCCACGGTGGAGTTCCCCCTGGTGGTGAAGAACCGCAACAGCTTCGCCCTGCCGGTGGCGGGCATCGGCGGCGCGCTCAAGGTGGCGGGCGCCAACGTGGGCAACCTCGCCACGGGCAACCTCGGCATGCTCGAGCCCGGTGGCACCAAGGAGCTCACCCTGCCCCTGAAGATCAACTTCGCCAGCGCCCTGTCCGCGGCCAATGCCCTGCGCTCGGGGGGCAACGCCCAGGTGATGCTCGACGGCCAGTTGCAGTCCGGCTCCCAGAACGTGCCGATGGACATCTCCCAACTCCTGAATTTCCGGAAGTAG
- the trxA gene encoding thioredoxin — translation MATLEITKDNFKDTVSKPGIVMLDWWASWCGPCRAFAPIYDKTAEKHEDIVFGKIDTDAQPELSGSFQIRSIPTLMVFRDGVLLFEQPGALPAAALEDLIRQVRALDMAEVHRQIEASKKAKEPQA, via the coding sequence ATGGCCACACTCGAAATCACCAAGGACAATTTCAAGGACACGGTCTCCAAGCCGGGCATCGTCATGCTCGACTGGTGGGCCTCGTGGTGCGGTCCCTGCCGCGCCTTCGCGCCCATCTACGACAAGACCGCCGAGAAGCATGAGGACATCGTCTTCGGGAAGATCGACACGGACGCGCAGCCGGAGCTCTCCGGCAGCTTCCAGATCCGCTCCATCCCCACGCTGATGGTGTTCCGGGATGGGGTGTTGCTCTTCGAGCAGCCCGGCGCCCTGCCCGCGGCGGCCCTGGAGGATCTCATCCGGCAGGTGCGCGCGCTCGACATGGCCGAGGTGCATCGGCAGATCGAGGCGAGCAAGAAGGCCAAGGAGCCGCAAGCCTGA
- a CDS encoding EcsC family protein: MAFYDPIADTVKKLTPAELKKLADTKLTDLVQQEVPRARKRVLELEQRYPSAGVRERAQRLIDEKKHVASMTGGIFGAFGLMGLPVDLTVMAWLQLTLLVDVATLYKVNLKGTHALNELLDLYGYTTGVGTIQRSGPRVLGKVAEVLLKKGGMQTLGRAMPLVAGPVTAYLNNKHIQTVGDNAVRFYEGFHKAHAKTRAASHK; encoded by the coding sequence ATGGCGTTCTATGATCCCATCGCCGACACGGTGAAGAAGCTCACCCCCGCGGAGCTGAAGAAGCTGGCGGACACGAAGCTCACGGACCTGGTGCAGCAGGAGGTGCCGCGCGCGCGCAAGCGGGTGCTGGAGCTGGAGCAGCGCTACCCGTCCGCGGGCGTGCGCGAGCGGGCCCAGCGGCTCATCGACGAGAAGAAGCACGTGGCGAGCATGACCGGGGGCATCTTCGGTGCCTTCGGGCTCATGGGGCTGCCCGTGGATTTGACGGTGATGGCGTGGCTGCAGCTCACGCTGCTCGTGGACGTGGCCACGCTGTACAAGGTGAACCTCAAGGGCACGCACGCGCTCAACGAGCTGTTGGACCTGTACGGCTACACGACGGGCGTGGGAACCATCCAGCGCTCGGGGCCGCGGGTGCTGGGCAAGGTGGCCGAGGTGCTGCTCAAGAAGGGGGGCATGCAGACGCTCGGACGGGCGATGCCCCTGGTGGCCGGGCCGGTGACGGCGTACCTCAACAACAAGCACATCCAAACGGTGGGCGACAACGCGGTGCGCTTCTACGAGGGCTTCCACAAGGCGCACGCGAAGACACGCGCCGCCTCGCACAAGTGA
- a CDS encoding alpha/beta hydrolase, with protein sequence MRPREFRWLSVLLGALLSLSACSRSAGGESNRTLPLAPCRLEGVGRQALCGTLEVWEDRAAKQGRKVPLKVVVVPALASSPLSDPLVLLAGGPGQGAAKLAGQVMPLLERIQRQRDLVFVDQRGTGDSRPLECDPIPPTAPLTEQFDDTFREKEVRACLASYDADVRLYTTPIAMDDLDEVRAALGYDKLNLWGVSYGTRAALVYLRQHPEHVRTVILDGVAPLSLVLPLYVARDGQRSLDLLLTSCEQDAVCSHRYPNLRDRFTTLLESLAREPLKTRVQHPLTGALEDVTLTRTAFVGALHSLLYMPETAAMLPLVVDRATQGDWGPFVALYVTMHGNLERNMSRGMYLSVVCSEDVPLITEEALVRETRGSWMGERELRDTLKTCELWPRGSVPAGYREPVTSDVPVLLLSGELDPVTPPQWAEDAKKTLSNSLHVVLPGVGHGTSSVGCARTLMADFLTRGSVKGLEPKCRESLARPPFFTSFAGPVP encoded by the coding sequence TTGAGACCGCGCGAATTCCGCTGGTTGTCCGTCCTGCTCGGCGCCTTGTTGTCGCTGTCCGCCTGCTCCCGGAGCGCGGGCGGGGAGTCCAACCGTACGCTGCCGCTCGCTCCGTGCCGCCTGGAGGGCGTGGGAAGGCAGGCCCTGTGCGGCACCCTGGAGGTGTGGGAGGACCGCGCGGCGAAGCAGGGGCGCAAGGTGCCCTTGAAGGTCGTGGTGGTGCCCGCGCTCGCCTCCTCGCCCCTGTCGGATCCGCTGGTGCTCCTGGCCGGCGGCCCCGGACAGGGCGCCGCGAAGCTGGCCGGGCAGGTGATGCCGCTGCTCGAGCGCATCCAACGCCAGAGGGATCTCGTCTTCGTGGACCAGCGCGGTACCGGCGACTCCCGGCCGCTCGAGTGCGATCCCATCCCGCCCACCGCGCCGCTCACCGAGCAGTTCGACGACACCTTCCGCGAGAAGGAGGTGCGCGCGTGCCTGGCCAGCTACGACGCGGACGTGCGCCTGTACACCACACCCATCGCCATGGATGACCTGGACGAGGTGCGCGCGGCGCTCGGCTACGACAAGCTCAACCTCTGGGGCGTGTCCTACGGCACCCGCGCCGCGCTCGTGTACCTGCGCCAGCACCCCGAGCACGTGCGCACCGTCATCCTCGATGGCGTGGCGCCCCTGTCGCTCGTGCTCCCCCTCTACGTCGCGCGCGACGGCCAGCGCTCGTTGGACTTGCTGCTCACGAGCTGCGAGCAGGACGCGGTGTGCTCGCACCGCTACCCGAACCTGCGCGACCGCTTCACCACGCTCCTGGAGAGCCTGGCGCGTGAGCCCCTGAAGACCCGCGTGCAGCACCCCCTCACCGGCGCCCTCGAGGACGTGACCCTCACCCGCACGGCCTTCGTGGGCGCGCTGCACTCCCTGCTCTACATGCCCGAGACGGCCGCCATGCTCCCGCTCGTGGTGGACCGCGCCACCCAGGGCGACTGGGGCCCCTTCGTCGCCCTCTACGTCACCATGCACGGCAACCTCGAGCGGAACATGAGCCGGGGCATGTACCTGTCCGTGGTGTGCTCCGAGGACGTGCCCCTCATCACCGAGGAGGCCCTCGTGCGCGAGACGCGCGGCTCCTGGATGGGCGAGCGCGAGCTGCGCGACACGCTCAAGACGTGTGAGCTGTGGCCCCGGGGCAGCGTGCCCGCGGGCTACCGGGAGCCGGTGACGTCGGACGTGCCGGTGCTGCTCCTGTCCGGGGAGCTGGATCCCGTGACGCCGCCCCAGTGGGCCGAGGACGCGAAGAAGACGCTGTCCAACAGCCTGCACGTGGTGCTGCCCGGCGTGGGCCATGGGACGAGCTCCGTCGGGTGCGCGCGCACCCTCATGGCGGACTTCCTGACGCGCGGGAGCGTGAAGGGACTCGAGCCCAAGTGCCGCGAGAGCCTGGCCCGTCCTCCCTTCTTCACCTCCTTCGCGGGGCCGGTGCCATGA
- a CDS encoding GGDEF domain-containing protein: protein MSERAPQVCPRTGAYLRPYFEELLARAVSDAHLARLPLTLLWVDVDETQEGNDAHGREAMDTALSALVDELAAELDGRGPIGRMEGDAFAALLYAVTPDMGERLAQRMCRRFAARRFGPEPGGFHLTVSVGVAAMRPQEPYGNLLDAAEASCLQAKQAGRNRVVRR from the coding sequence ATGAGCGAACGCGCCCCCCAGGTGTGTCCCCGGACGGGCGCCTACCTGCGGCCCTACTTCGAGGAGTTGCTGGCGCGCGCCGTGTCGGACGCGCACCTGGCGCGGCTGCCGCTCACGCTGCTGTGGGTGGACGTGGATGAGACCCAGGAGGGCAACGACGCGCACGGCCGCGAGGCGATGGACACGGCGTTGAGCGCGCTGGTGGACGAGCTCGCCGCGGAGCTGGACGGGCGCGGGCCCATCGGGCGCATGGAGGGGGACGCCTTCGCGGCGCTGCTCTACGCGGTGACCCCGGACATGGGCGAGCGGCTCGCGCAGCGCATGTGCCGCCGGTTCGCGGCGAGGCGATTCGGCCCGGAGCCGGGCGGCTTCCACCTCACGGTGTCGGTGGGCGTCGCGGCGATGCGGCCCCAGGAGCCGTATGGCAACCTGCTGGACGCGGCCGAGGCGTCCTGTCTCCAGGCGAAGCAGGCCGGGCGCAACCGGGTGGTGCGGCGCTAG